A DNA window from Acomys russatus chromosome 7, mAcoRus1.1, whole genome shotgun sequence contains the following coding sequences:
- the LOC127191849 gene encoding olfactory receptor 481, giving the protein METENDTMVTEFIILGLTDSPILRAILFLFFLPVYIVTVVGNISIILLIRSSPQLHTPMYLFLSHLAFVDIGYSTSVTPIMLISFLREKTTIPLTGCAAQLGSDVAFGTTECFLLAAMAYDRYVAICSPLLYSTQMSPEVCIFLLGASYLGGCMNASSFTGCFVNLNFCGPNKINHFFCDLFPLVKLSCGHAYIAEISPSISSASVLVSTLSTIIVSYIYILHSILRMRSTEGRNKAFSTCTSHLTAVTLFYGTVLFVYVMPKSSYSADQVKVASVIYTVVIPMLNPLIYSLRNKEVKEAMKKLMARTHWFP; this is encoded by the coding sequence ATGGAGACTGAAAATGACACCATGGTGACAGAATTCATTATTTTGGGACTAACAGATAGTCCTATACTACGTGCcatcttatttctgttttttctacCAGTTTATATAGTGACCGTAGTGGGAAACATCAGTATAATCCTCTTAATCCGAAGCAGCCCACAGCTTCACACCCCCATGTACCTGTTCCTCAGCCATCTAGCCTTTGTGGACATTGGGTACTCCACATCAGTCACACCCATCATGCTCATCAGTTTCTTAAGAGAGAAAACTACTATCCCTCTCACTGGCTGTGCAGCCCAGCTTGGCTCTGATGTAGCTTTTGGAACAACAGAGTGCTTCCTGCTGGCcgccatggcctatgaccgctacgTGGCCATCTGCTCACCCTTGCTCTACTCCACGCAGATGTCCCCAGAGGTCTGCATCTTTCTGCTGGGGGCATCTTACTTGGGTGGGTGCATGAATGCTTCGTCGTTCACAGGCTGTTTTGTGAATCTAAACTTCTGTGGCCCAAACAAAATCAACCATTTTTTCTGTGACCTCTTCCCACTCGTGAAACTCTCTTGTGGCCATGCTTACATTGCTGAGATATCCCCATCCATCTCCTCTGCATCGGTCTTGGTGAGCACACTTTCTACCATCATTGTGTCTTATATTTATATCCTACACTCAATCTTAAGGATGCGCTCTACTGAGGGAAGGAACAAAGCTTTCTCCACCTGCACTTCCCATCTTACTGCAGTCACTTTGTTTTACGGGACAGTTTTGTTTGTGTACGTGATGCCCAAGTCTAGCTATTCAGCGGATCAAGTCAAAGTGGCCTCTGTGATCTATACAGTGGTAATTCCCATGTTGAATCCTCTCATCTATAGTCTGAGGAACAAGGAGGTGAAAGAGGCTATGAAAAAATTAATGGCCAGAACACATTGGTTCCCTTGA
- the LOC127191848 gene encoding LOW QUALITY PROTEIN: olfactory receptor 478-like (The sequence of the model RefSeq protein was modified relative to this genomic sequence to represent the inferred CDS: deleted 2 bases in 2 codons), giving the protein MAFLEDGNHTAVTEFILFGLTNDPVLRIVLFTIILCIYLVTVSGNLSTILLIRVSSQLHHPMYFFLSHLAFADIGYSSSVTPNMLVNFLVEKNTISYHGCGIQLGSAAFCGGLECFLLAAMAYDRFVAICNPLLYSTKMSTQVYIQLLLVAYIGGFLDGCSFTVCFYSLVFCGANEINHFFCDLAPLLKLSCSDISITVAVLSFSVGFVLVVTVFVISVSYTYILVTILKTRSAEGRQKAFSTCTSHLTAVTLFYGTITFIYVMPKSSYSMEQNKVVSVFYMVVIPMLNPLIYSLRNNEIKGALKRHLGRKIFT; this is encoded by the exons ATGGCTTTTCTGGAGGATGGGAACCACACTGCAGTGACAgagttcatt ttatttggattaacTAATGACCCAGTCCTTAGAATTGTCCTCTTCACCATCATCCTGTGCATCTACCTGGTGACTGTGTCTGGGAACCTCAGCACCATCCTTCTCATCAGAGTCTCTTCCCAGCTCCATCACCCCATGTACTTTTTTCTCAGCCACTTGGCTTTTGCAGACATAGGTTACTCATCTTCTGTCACACCCAATATGCTTGTCAACTTCCTGGTGGAGAAAAACACCATCTCCTACCATGGATGTGGCATCCAACTTGGTTCAGCTGCTTTCTGTGGGGGACTTGAATGCTTCCTTCTGGCTGCCATGGCTTATGATCGCTTCGTGGCAATTTGCAACCCACTGCTGTATTCCACCAAAATGTCCACACAAGTCTATATCCAGTTGCTCCTAGTGGCTTACATAGGTGGCTTTCTTGATGGCTGTTCTTTTACTGTTTGCTTCTATTCGTTAGTCTTCTGTGGAGCCAATGAAATCAATCACTTTTTCTGTGATTTGGCTCCATTATTAAAATTATCGTGTTCTGATATCAGTATCACTGTAGCGGTTCTCTCATTTTCAGTTGGATTTGTTCTTGTGGTGACAGTGTTTGTCATAAGCGTCTCTTACACCTACATCCTCGTCACCATCCTGAAGACGCGCTCCGCTGAGGGTCGACAgaaagccttctccacctgcaccTCCCACCTCACTGCGGTCACTTTATTTTAT GGGACCATCACATTCATCTATGTGATGCCCAAGTCCAGCTACTCCATGGAACAGAACAAGGTGGTGTCTGTGTTCTACATGGTGGTGATTCCCATGTTGAACCCTCTCATCTACAGCCTAAGGAATAATGAGATTAAGGGCGCTCTGAAGAGACATCTTGGTAGGAAAATATTTACTTAG